Genomic segment of uncultured Tolumonas sp.:
TGCTGTTGTAATGCCTGATATAGCAGTTCGGCCATTTGCCAGTCTTCTTCAGTATCAATATCAACGACACGATAGCGCGGCAAAATATGTGCGATACCGTTGCCACTGAACACTCCTTTGCCTGTCAGCCACGCATCGCGGGTGCCCCAATAAAACTGTCCGGCATCCTGATAGGCTGGTTCCAAATCCTGACTGCGCTTGATGATATTTTCAGGTTGGAATGGCACTGCAAATCCACCATCAATGAGTCTTAGCGCCCGTTGGATCGGGAAGCCATACGATGCGGCTGAAAATACATAATCAGCCTGTTTGTTTTGTAGTTTCTGGAACGCAGCCGCTAAGTCAGCCGCCTGTAGCAAAGGGGTCGTGGCATAAATACAACAGTAAGCGTCAGAGTTGAACCCTAACGAGTCGAGCTGTTTAATGGCATCAACCGTCACCGCAGTGGTGCCAGTATAATCATCTGCCAGCGACGGATTACGCATAAAGGGCGCTTCGGCGCCTAATTGCCGTGCGGTCTCTGCAATTTCTAC
This window contains:
- the pseF gene encoding pseudaminic acid cytidylyltransferase, yielding MPIAIIPARGGSKRIPKKNLRSFCGQPMLAYAIKAAQASGCFEHIVVSTDDVEIAETARQLGAEAPFMRNPSLADDYTGTTAVTVDAIKQLDSLGFNSDAYCCIYATTPLLQAADLAAAFQKLQNKQADYVFSAASYGFPIQRALRLIDGGFAVPFQPENIIKRSQDLEPAYQDAGQFYWGTRDAWLTGKGVFSGNGIAHILPRYRVVDIDTEEDWQMAELLYQALQQHDNQ